One Fusobacterium varium genomic region harbors:
- a CDS encoding GntR family transcriptional regulator has product MKIYNNIMGKTSFSFTYRILKENILRLDMKPGEEIKEFELLATLGMSRTPVREALILLKHEGLVENIQNGTYISKIDKDKFKDGTLMRMAIEEKILLKACDHFPEEYLEKLEKNLEKQRYIMKTSRDYIEFRNVDLEFHQIIFEGVGHKNLFTFMTDGFLDYQRMGVMFCVDKIRDDFVFQGHKEFFNIIKEKRKDEVVPTLAAHLNRLIEKFDDIASEHPYYFK; this is encoded by the coding sequence ATGAAAATTTATAATAACATTATGGGAAAAACAAGTTTTAGTTTTACATATAGAATATTAAAAGAAAATATATTAAGACTTGATATGAAACCTGGAGAGGAGATAAAGGAGTTTGAGTTATTGGCAACATTGGGAATGAGCCGTACTCCTGTTAGAGAAGCTCTTATTCTTTTAAAACATGAGGGATTAGTTGAAAATATACAAAATGGAACTTATATTTCAAAAATAGATAAAGACAAATTTAAAGATGGAACATTAATGAGAATGGCAATAGAGGAGAAAATACTTTTAAAAGCTTGTGATCACTTTCCAGAAGAGTATTTAGAAAAGCTTGAGAAGAATTTAGAGAAGCAAAGATATATTATGAAAACTTCAAGAGATTATATTGAATTTCGTAATGTGGATTTAGAGTTCCATCAAATAATTTTTGAAGGAGTTGGACATAAAAATTTATTTACATTTATGACAGATGGATTTTTAGATTATCAAAGAATGGGAGTTATGTTTTGTGTAGATAAGATTAGAGATGATTTTGTTTTTCAAGGACATAAAGAGTTCTTTAACATCATTAAAGAGAAAAGGAAAGATGAAGTCGTGCCAACACTTGCTGCACATCTAAATCGTTTAATTGAAAAATTTGATGATATAGCTTCTGAACATCCATACTATTTTAAATAA
- a CDS encoding flavocytochrome c — protein sequence MRKKLMCLLAAMTFAATYGAENITTDVVVVGGGGAGLSAAIAAREKGAEVVLVEKMLMLGGNTNYATAGINAANTKLQKKLGIEDNAELFYKDTMKGGKNVNNPELVKKLTADSANIIDWLTERGADLSEVVFTGGQSAKRTHRPTGGQAVGPVIVDALAETAEKDGIDVRTESEVTKLIKTGDKVTGVEVKHKGETYNITAKAVVMATGGFGANAKMVAEYKPSLEGFGSTNSPAITGDGIKMVKAVGGDLVDMTEIQTHPTVVHKKTAMITEAVRGEGAILVNREGKRFVSELETRDVVSKAELEQTGKSAFLVFDQEVREKLGAINGYVRKGFTVEGATVEELAGKIGVDPKGLVETMAKYNGYVKAGEDKDFGKTALPRELVKAPFYAIEVSPAVHHTMGGVRINTNAEVLTADGKVIPGLFAAGEITGGVHGANRIGGNAVTDITVYGKTAGENAADFAKKTK from the coding sequence ATGAGAAAAAAATTGATGTGCTTATTAGCTGCTATGACATTTGCAGCTACTTATGGAGCTGAAAATATTACTACTGATGTAGTTGTTGTTGGAGGAGGAGGAGCTGGGCTTTCAGCTGCTATCGCTGCTAGAGAAAAAGGAGCAGAAGTTGTTTTAGTAGAAAAAATGCTAATGTTAGGAGGAAATACTAACTATGCAACTGCTGGAATCAATGCTGCTAATACTAAATTACAAAAAAAATTAGGAATAGAAGATAATGCTGAACTATTCTACAAAGATACTATGAAAGGTGGAAAAAATGTTAACAACCCTGAATTAGTAAAAAAACTTACTGCTGATTCAGCTAATATTATTGATTGGTTAACAGAAAGAGGAGCAGATCTTAGTGAAGTTGTATTCACTGGAGGACAAAGTGCAAAAAGAACTCACAGACCAACTGGAGGACAAGCAGTAGGACCAGTTATCGTTGATGCTCTTGCTGAAACTGCTGAAAAAGATGGAATCGATGTAAGAACAGAAAGTGAAGTTACTAAATTAATAAAAACTGGTGATAAAGTTACTGGTGTTGAAGTAAAACATAAAGGTGAAACTTACAATATCACTGCTAAAGCTGTTGTAATGGCAACTGGAGGATTTGGAGCTAATGCTAAAATGGTAGCTGAATACAAACCATCATTAGAAGGATTTGGATCAACTAACAGCCCTGCTATTACAGGAGATGGAATTAAAATGGTAAAAGCTGTTGGAGGAGATTTAGTTGATATGACTGAAATTCAAACTCACCCTACAGTAGTACATAAGAAAACAGCTATGATCACTGAAGCAGTTAGAGGAGAGGGAGCTATCCTTGTAAACAGAGAAGGAAAAAGATTTGTAAGTGAACTTGAAACTAGAGACGTTGTTTCTAAAGCTGAACTTGAACAAACTGGAAAAAGTGCTTTCTTAGTATTTGACCAAGAAGTAAGAGAAAAACTAGGAGCAATCAATGGTTATGTAAGAAAAGGATTTACTGTTGAAGGTGCAACTGTTGAAGAATTAGCTGGAAAAATTGGTGTAGATCCTAAAGGTTTAGTTGAAACTATGGCTAAATACAATGGATATGTAAAAGCTGGAGAAGATAAAGACTTTGGTAAAACTGCTTTACCTAGAGAACTTGTAAAAGCTCCATTCTATGCTATTGAAGTATCACCTGCTGTTCACCACACAATGGGTGGAGTACGTATCAATACAAATGCTGAAGTACTTACTGCTGATGGAAAAGTAATTCCTGGATTATTTGCTGCTGGAGAAATTACTGGTGGAGTACACGGAGCTAACAGAATTGGTGGAAATGCTGTAACAGATATTACAGTTTATGGAAAAACTGCTGGAGAAAATGCAGCTGATTTTGCTAAAAAAACTAAATAA
- the rnmV gene encoding ribonuclease M5, with translation MKKKIKEIIVVEGRDDISAVKAAVDAEIIQVNGFAVRKAGTIEKIRVANKNRGIIILTDPDHAGEEIRKYIHKFFPEAKDAYIRRIEGTKDGDIGVENANPEAIINALEKARCSVVDSIPENFDMAYLMDCGLVGNSEASIRREKVGGKLGIGYSNGKQFLSRLNRYGINKDEFEKALSEVIAEEK, from the coding sequence ATGAAGAAAAAAATTAAAGAGATAATAGTAGTTGAGGGTAGAGATGATATTTCAGCTGTAAAAGCTGCTGTTGATGCAGAGATAATCCAAGTAAATGGATTTGCAGTAAGAAAAGCTGGAACAATTGAAAAAATAAGAGTGGCTAATAAAAATAGAGGGATTATCATCTTAACAGATCCTGATCATGCTGGAGAAGAGATTAGAAAATATATTCATAAATTTTTCCCAGAAGCTAAAGATGCTTATATCAGAAGAATAGAAGGGACAAAAGATGGAGATATAGGGGTTGAAAATGCTAATCCAGAAGCTATAATCAATGCTTTAGAGAAAGCTAGATGCAGTGTAGTTGATAGTATCCCAGAAAACTTTGATATGGCTTATTTGATGGATTGTGGACTTGTAGGAAACAGCGAAGCAAGTATCAGAAGAGAAAAAGTTGGTGGGAAGTTGGGAATTGGATATTCTAATGGAAAACAATTTCTTTCAAGATTAAACAGATATGGTATAAATAAAGATGAATTTGAAAAAGCTTTAAGTGAAGTTATTGCTGAGGAAAAATAA
- a CDS encoding 3-hydroxybutyryl-CoA dehydrogenase, with protein MKVGVIGAGTMGSGIAQTFAQTEGYEVVLCDINAEFAARGKAKIAKGFERMIAKGKMDQVTVDAVLAKITTGTKDICGDCDLIIEAALENMEIKKQTFKELDGICKPEAIFATNTSSLSITEIGAGLNRPVIGMHFFNPVPVMKLVEVIAGLNTPAEVVDKIKAISEEIGKVPVQVEEAAGFVVNRVLIPMINEAVGILADGVASAEGIDNAMKLGANHPMGPLALGDLIGLDVCLAIMEVLYNEFGDSKYRPHPLLRKMVRGGKLGRKTGEGFFNYAK; from the coding sequence ATGAAAGTAGGAGTAATCGGTGCAGGAACTATGGGTTCTGGTATAGCACAAACATTTGCACAAACAGAAGGATACGAAGTAGTACTTTGTGATATTAATGCTGAATTCGCAGCAAGAGGAAAAGCTAAAATAGCTAAAGGATTCGAAAGAATGATAGCTAAAGGAAAAATGGATCAAGTTACTGTTGACGCTGTATTAGCAAAAATAACTACTGGAACTAAAGATATTTGTGGAGATTGCGACTTAATAATTGAAGCAGCTTTAGAAAACATGGAAATCAAAAAACAAACTTTCAAAGAACTAGATGGAATTTGCAAACCAGAAGCAATATTTGCAACTAATACATCTTCTCTATCTATAACTGAAATTGGTGCAGGACTTAACAGACCAGTTATCGGAATGCACTTCTTCAACCCAGTACCTGTTATGAAACTTGTAGAAGTTATTGCAGGACTTAACACTCCAGCAGAAGTTGTTGACAAAATCAAAGCTATCTCTGAAGAAATTGGTAAAGTACCAGTTCAAGTAGAAGAAGCAGCAGGATTCGTTGTAAACAGAGTATTAATTCCTATGATCAACGAAGCAGTTGGAATTTTAGCTGACGGTGTTGCATCAGCTGAAGGAATCGACAATGCAATGAAACTTGGAGCTAACCACCCAATGGGACCTCTAGCTCTTGGAGACTTAATTGGACTAGATGTATGTCTAGCTATCATGGAAGTTCTTTACAATGAATTTGGAGATTCTAAATACAGACCTCATCCATTACTAAGAAAAATGGTTAGAGGAGGAAAACTTGGTAGAAAAACTGGAGAAGGATTCTTCAACTACGCAAAATAA
- a CDS encoding enoyl-CoA hydratase/isomerase family protein produces the protein MNFITYEQDGFVGVITINRPKALNALNSDVLKELDACLDGINLETTRALILTGAGEKSFVAGADIGEMSTLTKAEGEAFGKIGNDVFRKLETFPIPVIAAINGFALGGGCEISMSCDIRICSENAVFGQPEVGLGITPGFGGTQRLARIIGVGKAKEMIYAATNVKAEEAYRIGLVNAVYPLEELMPAAKKLAGKIAKNAPIAVRACKKAINEGLDAVMDEAIVIEEKLFGSCFETEDQKEGMKAFLEKRKVEGFQNK, from the coding sequence ATGAATTTCATAACATATGAACAAGACGGTTTTGTTGGTGTAATAACTATCAATCGTCCAAAAGCATTAAATGCTTTAAACAGCGATGTTTTAAAAGAACTAGATGCTTGTTTAGATGGAATTAATTTAGAAACTACAAGAGCTCTTATCCTTACTGGAGCTGGAGAAAAATCATTTGTTGCTGGTGCTGACATCGGAGAAATGAGTACTTTAACTAAAGCTGAAGGAGAAGCTTTCGGAAAAATCGGAAACGATGTATTCAGAAAACTTGAAACTTTCCCTATCCCTGTAATAGCAGCAATCAATGGATTTGCTCTAGGTGGAGGATGCGAAATCTCTATGAGTTGCGATATCAGAATTTGTTCTGAAAACGCAGTATTCGGACAACCAGAAGTAGGTTTAGGAATTACTCCAGGATTTGGAGGAACTCAAAGACTTGCTCGTATCATAGGTGTTGGAAAAGCTAAAGAAATGATATATGCAGCAACTAATGTTAAAGCTGAAGAAGCTTATAGAATAGGATTAGTAAATGCAGTTTATCCATTAGAAGAATTAATGCCAGCAGCTAAAAAATTAGCTGGAAAAATAGCTAAAAATGCTCCAATAGCAGTTCGTGCTTGTAAAAAAGCTATCAACGAAGGATTAGATGCTGTTATGGATGAAGCTATTGTTATAGAAGAAAAACTATTTGGAAGCTGTTTTGAAACAGAAGACCAAAAAGAAGGAATGAAAGCATTCTTAGAAAAAAGAAAAGTTGAAGGATTCCAAAACAAATAA
- a CDS encoding acetyl-CoA C-acetyltransferase yields the protein MAKKIVLAGACRTAIGSMGGALSGVGAADLGATVIKEALNRAGVPADKVDHVLMGCVIQAGLGQNVARQASLKAGLPIETPAVTINVVCGSGLNAVNMAANMIQAGEADIVVAGGTENMSAAPYLLRKGRYGYRLGNAELVDSMVNDALWDAFNNYHMGITAENICDQWGLTREQLDEFAAASQQKAVKAQEEGKFDAEIVPVVIKGKKGDIVVSKDEGPRAGTTAEGIAKLKPAFKKDGMVTAANASSINDGAAAIVVMSEEKAKELGVTPMATWVAGALGGVDPSIMGIGPVASTRKVLAKTGMKIKDFDLIEANEAFAAQSLAVGRDLGFDTSKLNVNGGAIALGHPVGASGCRILVTLLHEMAKRDAKTGLATLCIGGGMGCSTIVKRD from the coding sequence ATGGCAAAAAAAATAGTTTTAGCAGGAGCATGTCGTACAGCAATCGGATCAATGGGAGGAGCTCTAAGTGGAGTTGGAGCAGCAGATTTAGGAGCAACAGTTATTAAAGAAGCTTTAAACAGAGCTGGAGTACCAGCAGATAAAGTTGATCATGTTCTTATGGGATGTGTAATTCAAGCTGGTTTAGGACAAAACGTAGCTCGTCAAGCATCTTTAAAAGCAGGATTACCTATTGAAACTCCTGCAGTAACAATCAACGTAGTTTGTGGATCAGGACTAAATGCAGTTAATATGGCAGCAAATATGATTCAAGCTGGAGAAGCTGATATCGTAGTAGCTGGAGGAACTGAAAACATGTCAGCAGCACCATACCTATTAAGAAAAGGACGTTATGGATACCGTTTAGGAAATGCTGAATTAGTAGACTCAATGGTAAATGATGCTCTATGGGATGCATTCAATAACTACCACATGGGAATTACAGCTGAAAATATTTGTGATCAATGGGGATTAACTAGAGAACAATTAGACGAATTTGCAGCAGCAAGTCAACAAAAAGCTGTTAAAGCTCAAGAAGAAGGAAAATTCGACGCTGAAATTGTTCCAGTTGTTATAAAAGGTAAAAAAGGGGATATCGTTGTATCTAAAGACGAAGGACCTAGAGCAGGAACTACTGCTGAAGGAATTGCTAAATTAAAACCAGCATTCAAAAAAGATGGAATGGTTACAGCAGCTAACGCTTCAAGTATCAACGATGGAGCAGCAGCAATAGTTGTTATGAGTGAAGAAAAAGCTAAAGAACTTGGTGTAACTCCAATGGCTACTTGGGTTGCAGGAGCATTAGGTGGAGTAGATCCATCAATCATGGGAATTGGACCAGTTGCTTCTACAAGAAAAGTATTAGCTAAAACAGGAATGAAAATCAAAGACTTTGATCTTATCGAAGCAAACGAAGCTTTCGCAGCTCAATCACTTGCAGTAGGAAGAGATTTAGGATTTGATACTTCTAAACTTAATGTAAACGGAGGAGCAATAGCTCTTGGACACCCAGTTGGAGCTTCAGGATGTCGTATTCTAGTAACTCTTCTTCATGAAATGGCTAAGAGAGATGCTAAAACAGGTCTTGCTACACTTTGTATCGGTGGTGGAATGGGATGTTCTACTATCGTTAAGAGAGACTAA
- a CDS encoding ABC transporter substrate-binding protein → MKYILILLISLIFPACMEKTEEKRVEVPKIEKNLKVAFGYKPRSFDPHRHTDSSTLAVTKQIYNNLFALTEDGELVSELVESYEIQEDNSIILNLRKGIYFHDGSELKAKDVEKSLKRNMSIPISKVLVEAIEDVETLGEYQVKIIQKNAPTILLHNFAHSSIAIVKEVTPNEEGVNLVGTGAYKIKKWGIGEKVELEAFDKYFQGKAKVKDLSFITIPENSNRLIALETGEIDIAYDISSTDVKGLLKDEKLKFISKSSLGTDFVSINTQKITDKRIRQAIELGINKNDIATAVFEGMTEIAPSLLAPSVFGYDKDAKIKEYNPERAKELLKEAGVEGELNYQLWIYEEPTRMQMAQIIQSNLKEIGINISIQVLELSSFLQFSANGQHDMLIGLWYVSTGDADYGFYPLLHSTSAGAVGNRSFYNNKEVDRLLDEARKTSDSNLREKNYVEVNRIIGDEVPLLPLDYKTYIIGMNKRVTGFIFNPNGNHILYKTDIE, encoded by the coding sequence ATGAAGTATATTTTAATCTTATTAATCTCATTAATTTTCCCAGCTTGTATGGAAAAAACAGAGGAGAAAAGGGTAGAAGTACCTAAAATTGAAAAAAATTTAAAAGTTGCTTTTGGTTATAAGCCACGTTCTTTTGATCCACACAGACATACTGATAGTTCAACTCTAGCAGTTACTAAGCAAATTTATAATAATCTGTTTGCTCTTACTGAAGATGGAGAACTTGTTTCAGAATTAGTAGAAAGCTATGAAATTCAAGAGGACAACTCAATAATCTTAAATTTAAGAAAAGGTATATATTTCCATGATGGAAGTGAATTAAAAGCAAAAGATGTAGAGAAGAGCTTAAAGAGAAATATGAGTATTCCTATAAGTAAAGTTTTAGTAGAGGCGATAGAAGATGTAGAAACTTTAGGTGAGTATCAAGTTAAGATTATTCAAAAAAATGCCCCTACAATTCTTCTTCATAACTTTGCTCACTCTTCAATAGCCATTGTAAAGGAGGTAACTCCAAATGAAGAGGGAGTTAATTTAGTTGGAACAGGAGCTTATAAGATAAAGAAATGGGGAATAGGGGAAAAAGTTGAACTAGAAGCTTTTGACAAATATTTTCAAGGAAAGGCTAAGGTTAAAGATTTATCATTTATTACTATTCCAGAAAATTCAAATAGACTTATAGCTTTAGAAACTGGAGAGATTGATATCGCTTACGATATATCGTCAACAGATGTCAAAGGATTATTAAAAGATGAAAAGTTAAAATTTATTAGTAAATCATCTTTAGGAACAGATTTTGTTTCAATTAATACTCAAAAAATCACTGATAAAAGAATAAGACAAGCTATTGAACTTGGAATAAATAAAAATGATATAGCAACAGCTGTGTTTGAAGGGATGACAGAGATTGCACCATCACTTTTAGCCCCAAGTGTTTTTGGTTATGATAAAGATGCAAAGATAAAAGAGTATAACCCAGAGAGAGCAAAAGAGCTTTTAAAAGAAGCAGGAGTAGAGGGAGAATTAAACTATCAACTTTGGATATATGAAGAACCTACTAGAATGCAAATGGCTCAAATTATTCAGTCAAATTTAAAGGAGATAGGAATAAATATATCTATTCAAGTGTTAGAATTATCATCATTTCTACAATTCTCAGCTAATGGACAACATGATATGCTAATAGGTTTATGGTATGTAAGTACTGGAGATGCTGATTATGGATTCTATCCACTTTTACACTCAACTTCAGCAGGAGCTGTTGGAAATAGAAGTTTTTACAATAATAAAGAGGTAGATAGATTATTAGATGAGGCTAGAAAAACTTCAGACTCAAATTTAAGAGAGAAAAACTATGTAGAGGTAAATAGAATAATAGGAGATGAGGTGCCACTATTACCTTTAGATTATAAAACTTATATAATAGGAATGAATAAAAGGGTAACTGGATTTATTTTTAACCCAAATGGTAATCATATCCTTTATAAGACTGATATAGAGTAA
- a CDS encoding ACT domain-containing protein: MGKEFLIVSKEILPDYYDKVIEARNLLSEGKVKGVSEAVKMVGISRSTYYKYKDFVFTPSENSIGRKALISVMLAHKKGALSEVLNYISSVNGNILTINQNIPINDVASVIISMDISETTITIEEIIVALKKFDFVKSAKLVAME, translated from the coding sequence ATGGGCAAAGAATTCTTAATAGTAAGTAAAGAGATACTTCCAGATTATTATGATAAAGTTATTGAGGCTAGAAATCTTTTAAGTGAAGGAAAGGTAAAAGGTGTCAGTGAGGCTGTAAAGATGGTTGGAATTAGTAGAAGTACATACTATAAATATAAGGACTTTGTCTTTACTCCATCAGAAAACAGCATAGGGAGAAAAGCTCTTATCTCAGTTATGTTAGCTCATAAAAAAGGAGCTTTATCAGAGGTGCTAAATTATATATCATCTGTTAATGGAAATATTCTTACAATTAACCAAAATATTCCTATTAATGATGTAGCATCTGTTATTATATCGATGGATATTTCTGAAACTACCATCACTATTGAAGAGATAATAGTTGCTTTAAAAAAATTTGATTTTGTTAAATCAGCAAAATTAGTTGCAATGGAATAG
- a CDS encoding DEAD/DEAH box helicase: protein MEIKEKISFEAREIIKNEIEQAGGNEVFFRGIPDETGIVKEVVVLARGNKTSVPAILKAMKKGEVIIHNHPSGFLYPSDADVEIASIYSNRMAGASYIVNNNVTEIYVIVELFRDDNVKIDITPYFEKTGLLSQVFQGFEYRDEQLHMAKHIEKGLNSETKVIVEAGTGTGKTLAYLIPSIEWAIKNKKRVIISTNTINLQEQLLNKDIPIAKKVIQGDFRYILVKGRGNYLCNRKYSNVSMGENINAQEFNDLQKIQFKEIIKWGQKTEKGDRAELPFEVDTSVWELFQSETDICAGNKCPYKGECFFLKSREEKKNADILITNHHMYFSDLAIRKEIGFNTEYSILPEYGMVVFDEAHNVEKVARDYFSYEASKYSFTKTMNQIFAVEGKKKNTGSLEIIQKYIKNHGIDHRGILEKEIEEIKLKHKNLYLAGREYFNHIIEVFSNGQMGTFTFRAKKDEMDNSPFLSSLIDFRERFNSEYNSYSRKVREFIKEIRDEEDENGNINDFIKYVDRLDNFFNNFRFINDFDDEEFIYWIEVNSRKSNSKLVATPLKIDSELQKTLYLNLKQIVFTSATIAIGNDFKYFKESIGLEEDTLDKVIHSPFNYDKQMKVYIPSDIPDPSDKTFTEEIAEFLKAMLIKSKGKTFVLFTSYSTLNYMYFMLRDELEANGIELFIHGKAPRTQLVDMYVKGRNPVLFGTDSFWEGVDIKGRQLSSVIIVKIPFKVPSDPVTEAIIEHITAQGKNSFIEYQVPEAVIKFKQGIGRLIRSKSDSGTITILDNRIIKKKYGRYFIESIPTKNINVMGKTDILKDIAMNSKGENNEKI, encoded by the coding sequence ATGGAGATAAAGGAAAAAATATCTTTTGAAGCTAGAGAAATAATAAAAAATGAGATAGAACAAGCTGGGGGAAATGAGGTATTTTTTAGAGGAATACCTGATGAAACAGGAATAGTTAAAGAGGTAGTTGTCCTTGCTAGAGGAAATAAAACTTCAGTTCCTGCTATATTAAAGGCTATGAAAAAGGGAGAGGTTATAATTCATAACCACCCATCTGGTTTTTTATATCCTTCAGATGCTGATGTAGAGATTGCTTCTATCTATTCTAATAGAATGGCTGGAGCATCATATATAGTCAATAACAATGTAACAGAGATATATGTAATAGTTGAACTATTTAGAGATGATAATGTAAAAATTGATATAACTCCATATTTTGAAAAAACTGGGCTTTTATCTCAGGTTTTTCAAGGGTTTGAATATAGAGATGAGCAATTACACATGGCTAAACATATAGAAAAGGGATTAAATAGTGAAACTAAAGTTATAGTTGAAGCTGGAACAGGAACAGGGAAAACTTTAGCATATTTGATTCCAAGTATAGAGTGGGCTATAAAAAACAAGAAAAGAGTTATTATCTCTACAAATACAATTAATTTACAAGAGCAACTTTTAAATAAAGATATTCCCATAGCTAAGAAAGTTATACAGGGAGATTTTAGATATATCCTTGTAAAAGGTAGAGGGAACTATCTTTGTAATAGAAAATACTCAAATGTTTCAATGGGAGAGAATATAAATGCCCAAGAGTTTAATGATCTTCAAAAAATACAGTTTAAAGAGATAATAAAATGGGGGCAAAAAACTGAAAAAGGGGATAGAGCTGAACTTCCTTTTGAGGTAGATACAAGTGTTTGGGAACTTTTTCAAAGTGAAACAGATATTTGTGCAGGTAATAAGTGTCCATATAAAGGGGAGTGTTTCTTTCTTAAATCTAGAGAGGAGAAGAAAAATGCAGATATTTTAATTACAAATCATCATATGTATTTTTCAGATCTAGCTATTAGAAAGGAGATAGGATTTAATACTGAATATTCAATACTTCCAGAGTATGGAATGGTGGTTTTTGATGAGGCTCACAATGTGGAAAAGGTAGCTAGAGATTATTTTTCATATGAGGCATCAAAGTATAGTTTTACAAAAACTATGAACCAAATATTTGCAGTTGAAGGAAAGAAAAAAAATACAGGTAGTCTTGAAATTATTCAAAAATACATAAAAAATCATGGAATAGATCACAGAGGTATTTTAGAAAAAGAGATTGAAGAGATAAAATTAAAACATAAAAATCTTTATTTAGCTGGAAGAGAGTATTTTAACCATATTATTGAGGTGTTCTCAAATGGACAGATGGGAACTTTTACATTTAGAGCTAAAAAAGATGAGATGGACAATTCTCCTTTCTTAAGCTCTCTTATAGATTTTAGAGAGAGATTTAATAGTGAATATAACTCATATAGTAGAAAGGTGAGGGAGTTTATAAAAGAGATTAGAGATGAAGAGGATGAAAATGGAAATATCAATGATTTTATAAAATATGTTGATAGATTGGATAACTTCTTTAATAACTTTAGATTTATCAATGATTTTGATGATGAAGAGTTTATCTATTGGATAGAGGTAAATAGTAGAAAGAGTAACTCAAAATTAGTGGCAACACCTTTAAAGATAGATAGTGAACTTCAAAAAACTCTATATCTAAATCTGAAACAAATAGTATTTACCTCTGCAACAATAGCAATTGGAAATGATTTTAAATATTTTAAAGAATCTATTGGACTTGAGGAAGATACTTTAGATAAGGTTATTCATTCACCATTTAATTATGATAAGCAGATGAAAGTATATATTCCATCAGATATTCCAGATCCTTCAGATAAAACTTTTACTGAAGAGATAGCAGAGTTTTTAAAGGCTATGCTGATAAAATCTAAGGGGAAAACTTTTGTTCTCTTTACCTCATATTCAACTTTAAACTATATGTATTTTATGTTGAGAGATGAGTTAGAAGCCAATGGAATAGAGCTGTTTATCCATGGTAAAGCTCCTAGAACTCAACTTGTAGATATGTATGTAAAAGGTAGAAACCCTGTGCTTTTTGGAACAGACTCTTTCTGGGAAGGGGTAGATATAAAGGGAAGACAATTGAGTTCGGTAATTATTGTTAAGATTCCTTTTAAAGTTCCTAGTGACCCTGTAACAGAGGCTATTATAGAGCATATTACTGCTCAAGGGAAAAACTCTTTTATTGAGTATCAAGTCCCAGAAGCTGTAATTAAATTTAAGCAGGGGATAGGGAGATTAATAAGAAGTAAAAGCGACAGTGGAACAATAACTATCTTAGATAACAGGATAATAAAGAAAAAATATGGTAGATATTTTATAGAGTCCATACCTACAAAAAATATAAATGTAATGGGAAAAACAGATATATTAAAGGATATAGCAATGAATAGCAAAGGTGAGAACAATGAAAAAATTTAG